One genomic region from Oceanispirochaeta sp. encodes:
- a CDS encoding alpha/beta hydrolase — protein MFRYLVWRTTPAGSGVPGNLKKDGATIHYVSYGKGPAILLLHGGLSNRLTWFSQIPELVAAGRQVVIPDVRGHGFSDLGRKELNYRLLAQDAIGVLDQLKIGISDVVGWSDGGNTALLLGKDWPDRVGCIVAISANSNPSGLTPAALEESYTQSHGAAYWIKRWWTGSGEHFASLEKRIKLMWRTFPLLEDTDLKTIEAPTLIIVGRHDIISIGHAKTMAGLLPHGSLSIVPGGHSTPVTHSVQVNEYILKFLCIPQREAENI, from the coding sequence ATGTTCCGCTATCTGGTCTGGCGCACAACGCCTGCAGGGTCCGGGGTGCCGGGGAATCTCAAAAAGGACGGTGCCACCATCCATTATGTAAGCTATGGTAAAGGGCCGGCCATACTACTGCTGCATGGCGGGTTGAGCAATCGGCTGACCTGGTTCTCTCAGATTCCAGAGTTGGTGGCGGCTGGGCGGCAGGTCGTCATTCCGGATGTGCGGGGTCACGGTTTCTCCGACCTGGGTCGAAAGGAATTGAATTACCGACTGCTTGCGCAAGACGCGATAGGGGTTTTGGATCAACTGAAGATCGGGATAAGCGACGTGGTTGGTTGGAGTGACGGCGGGAATACCGCCTTGCTGCTCGGGAAGGACTGGCCCGACCGTGTGGGCTGCATCGTCGCCATCAGCGCCAATTCTAATCCCTCCGGCCTCACTCCCGCGGCACTGGAAGAAAGCTATACCCAAAGTCATGGCGCGGCCTACTGGATCAAACGTTGGTGGACCGGCTCTGGAGAACACTTTGCCAGTCTGGAAAAACGCATCAAACTTATGTGGCGCACATTCCCCCTGCTGGAGGATACTGATTTGAAAACAATCGAGGCTCCTACACTGATCATTGTCGGCCGGCATGACATCATCTCTATTGGACATGCAAAAACAATGGCTGGATTGTTGCCCCATGGTTCGCTGTCTATTGTGCCCGGCGGCCATTCTACCCCCGTAACCCACTCGGTACAGGTCAATGAATACATCCTGAAGTTTCTGTGTATCCCCCAAAGAGAGGCTGAAAACATATGA
- the otnK gene encoding 3-oxo-tetronate kinase has translation MIIGCIADDFTGASDIASFFSKGVLRTLLMNSIPASDFDPGESVQAVVLALKIRSIDKEDAVNLTIEAYTYLEKLGCRQIYFKYCSTFDSTPQGNIGPVTDVLIEKTGSRYTILCPALPVNGRTVKEGGLYVQGVPLHESSMKDHPVTPMWDFKISKLMETQGQYSCLDLSVTEMNSLQDIEDWISIQRNETDQKPFYIVPEYYEEQHGKIIASLFKNLPLITGGSGLAEHLAALHSADLNPLYTVQETGQDVFPAGTVGRSIIFAGSCSKATREQIKQFVEEGGRSIELNAFALQSNPEFKEKLIREIRDKQFSDILIHTSGNHPTEREVAATGLSQKDISELFETTMADLAELALEAGVTRIIIAGGETSGAITERLGFQSFILSDSVAPGVPVLTPLQNKAVRLVLKSGNFGQPDFFKQALAKTLEAHS, from the coding sequence ATGATTATTGGTTGTATAGCAGACGATTTTACAGGGGCCAGCGACATCGCTTCCTTTTTTTCTAAAGGAGTACTGCGAACACTACTCATGAATAGCATCCCCGCATCAGACTTTGATCCAGGTGAATCGGTGCAAGCTGTTGTTCTTGCCCTGAAAATCAGATCCATTGACAAAGAGGATGCTGTAAATCTGACAATTGAGGCTTATACATATTTAGAAAAGCTTGGATGTAGACAGATATACTTCAAGTACTGTTCCACTTTTGATTCCACCCCCCAGGGGAATATTGGGCCAGTGACTGATGTTCTTATTGAAAAAACAGGTTCCAGATACACCATCCTCTGCCCCGCTCTACCGGTGAATGGTCGCACCGTCAAAGAGGGCGGCCTGTATGTTCAGGGAGTCCCTCTCCATGAAAGTTCAATGAAAGACCATCCTGTGACTCCCATGTGGGATTTTAAAATATCAAAGCTGATGGAGACCCAGGGGCAGTATTCCTGTCTTGACCTTTCGGTCACAGAAATGAATTCTCTACAGGATATAGAAGATTGGATCAGTATCCAAAGAAATGAAACAGATCAAAAGCCTTTCTATATCGTTCCGGAATACTATGAAGAACAACATGGAAAAATAATTGCTTCCCTGTTTAAAAATCTGCCCCTGATTACAGGTGGTTCGGGCCTCGCGGAACATTTAGCAGCATTGCACTCTGCAGACCTGAACCCTCTCTATACAGTTCAGGAAACAGGTCAGGATGTATTTCCAGCAGGCACGGTCGGGCGGTCCATCATCTTTGCCGGAAGCTGTTCCAAAGCAACACGGGAACAGATCAAACAGTTTGTAGAAGAGGGCGGTAGATCCATTGAGCTGAATGCCTTCGCTCTGCAGAGCAATCCAGAATTTAAAGAAAAGCTCATCCGGGAAATCCGGGATAAGCAATTTTCTGATATTTTAATTCACACCAGCGGTAATCATCCTACCGAAAGAGAAGTGGCAGCGACAGGACTGTCTCAAAAGGATATATCAGAGCTTTTTGAAACGACTATGGCCGATCTGGCAGAACTGGCTCTGGAGGCAGGAGTGACCAGAATTATTATAGCAGGAGGCGAAACTTCCGGTGCTATTACAGAGCGTTTAGGATTTCAGTCCTTTATTTTAAGTGATTCAGTGGCACCGGGTGTGCCCGTATTAACTCCTTTACAGAATAAGGCGGTGCGGCTCGTTCTGAAATCAGGAAATTTCGGACAGCCTGACTTCTTTAAGCAGGCTCTGGCAAAAACTTTGGAGGCTCATTCATAA
- a CDS encoding type IV toxin-antitoxin system AbiEi family antitoxin domain-containing protein has translation MPRTVDISVYVNTIRGMGIQTEKVLKLLKKTPILSSSELSKAGIDRKTIHRMMNAGDILRVSRGLYSSNDYIPGPYYSFLEAQKIVSNGVICLLSALTFYEIGTQNPSLVWMAVPRRARAPQINQNPIQLVRFSGKAYDEGIIKQEIESELINIYNIPKTIADCFKYRNKIGLEVALEALKDVIHNKRTTIDELLYFADICRVKNIITPYIESFI, from the coding sequence ATGCCTCGAACTGTTGACATATCTGTATATGTGAATACAATTAGAGGCATGGGTATTCAAACAGAGAAAGTATTAAAACTGCTCAAAAAAACCCCAATTCTAAGTTCTAGTGAGCTATCAAAAGCTGGGATTGACAGAAAAACGATACATAGGATGATGAATGCTGGCGATATTCTTCGTGTTTCACGAGGGCTATATTCTTCTAATGACTATATTCCAGGCCCCTACTATTCATTTCTTGAAGCACAGAAAATCGTTTCCAACGGAGTCATATGTCTTTTGTCTGCACTCACTTTTTATGAGATAGGGACTCAGAATCCTTCTCTGGTATGGATGGCGGTTCCCAGAAGAGCCAGGGCCCCACAGATAAATCAGAATCCCATTCAATTGGTCCGATTTTCTGGAAAAGCATATGATGAAGGAATTATTAAGCAGGAAATAGAAAGCGAACTAATAAACATCTACAATATTCCTAAAACCATTGCCGACTGCTTCAAGTATCGTAACAAGATCGGGCTTGAAGTCGCCCTTGAAGCCCTTAAAGATGTTATTCATAACAAAAGGACTACAATTGATGAGCTGTTATATTTTGCAGATATTTGCAGAGTTAAGAACATAATAACCCCTTATATTGAGAGTTTCATATGA